From Ptychodera flava strain L36383 chromosome 3 unlocalized genomic scaffold, AS_Pfla_20210202 Scaffold_26__1_contigs__length_13983176_pilon, whole genome shotgun sequence, one genomic window encodes:
- the LOC139125774 gene encoding uncharacterized protein: MIHQAEDLSNPSNSASLINNITESIDTAYAGDIILAESLMSDIVGSDPLSSQSTDNDKTTYLQAFVDLASALLDTNNTGSWTGIHEARSPHSGAVMLFSTLETFGKTVHRYIHRVNTDVRLHSKNIDFEARRIKSQADDLTFPSNNVLKIKKRSPEIVWDDLDEGGSKVIIPKENFVFQNTVFQP, encoded by the exons ATGATCCATCAG gCTGAAGACCTCAGCAATCCATCTAACTCAGCAAGCTTGATCAACAACATCACTGAGTCAATCGACACAGCCTACGCCGGGGACATAATTCTCGCAGAGTCTCTTATGTCTGATATTGTTGGTAGTGACCCACTGTCTTCGCAATCGACTGATAACGACAAAACTACGTACCTACAG GCGTTTGTGGACCTCGCAAGTGCATTGTTGGACACCAATAACACAGGAAGCTGGACAGGGATTCATGAA GCTCGTAGCCCTCATTCAGGAGCAGTAATGCTGTTTAGCACGTTGGAAACATTCGGCAAGACCGTGCATCGATACATTCATCGGGTCAACACTGACGTGCGACTCCACAGCAAAAATATAG ATTTTGAAGCCAGACGTATAAAGTCACAAGCCGATGATCTTACCTTTCCAAGCAATAATGTTCTGAAAATAAAGAAGAGGTCACCAGAAATCGTTTGGGACGATTTAGATGAAGGTGGTAGTAAAGTAATCATACCAAAggaaaactttgtgtttcaaAACACAG tattTCAACCGTGA